TTTTAATTCATACTTGGCTATTTCTTCAAACTCCTTGCCCCTTTTTGATTTGTACCGTCCTTTATTCTTATTTACCCACAATGTATTTACAGACGGCGGTATTATGGATAACTCTAGTTTTATCAATCTTTTTCCCTCCTATTCTCTTCCAGTTTAAATTTATAAAGTTCATCATAAGAGTACTCCAAAGCCTTCTGCAATTTATTTTCAGGAATCTCCCAGTTAAATTGCTCTATGCTTTTTACATTGCCACGATGACTTTTTATGAATTTAAGCCATTCGTTTTTGTCTGTTGTTTTTAATTCGTTTTTGTCTATCTTTAGGCAGATAAGTGTTATTTTCGTTTTATTTCCTCCTGATTTTATAATTTCATAAACACAAGCCAATGTGTTTTAGCCCTTTTATTTCCAAAAAGTGGCTTATATTTTATTGTGGCCAAAATATCTTTTAACTTAATTTGCTCTTCATTCCATTTGAAAATTAATGTTCCATTTGTTTTTAATACTCTCATACATTCATTGAATCCTTGTTCTATGTCGTTTTTCCAAGTTTCAGGATTTAATTTTCCATATTTCTTGGCTATCCAAGATTTTTCTCCTGCTCT
The window above is part of the Leptotrichia trevisanii DSM 22070 genome. Proteins encoded here:
- a CDS encoding class I SAM-dependent methyltransferase, with the protein product MFWFDRENENTVFMDKREFEDMLCDGRSLKISPDIVADFRQIPFPDESFYLVVFDPPHLVRAGEKSWIAKKYGKLNPETWKNDIEQGFNECMRVLKTNGTLIFKWNEEQIKLKDILATIKYKPLFGNKRAKTHWLVFMKL